A region of the Candidatus Paceibacterota bacterium genome:
CCGGCGAAACTACACGCTCTAATTGGGGAGCCTGCGCAAGCCACCATGGCACACAAAAGACCCAAGACCATTGACCGATTCAGCCCTTATTCGTTCAAATCTCCTTCCCCATTTATGGCGGAGGGATGATCAGGCGCTGCCCGACCTGTATGCGGCGCGGATTCACTTTCGGATTGGCGAGCATCAGCGCCTCCACCTTAACACCATACCTCCGGGAAATCAGGCTCAGCGTCTCACCCGCCTTGACCGTATGCGTCCGGGAAGGCGCCGTAACTGCGGCCGCAGGTCGGGCGGCGCTGGTTCCGCCGGATGACGCAATCCCAGGCGACCCCGGCTGGGCCCCTGTCGCTTGGGTTGCGCGCACCACCGTCAATGCGGCTCCGGACCGATTAGTTAAGATCTGCAGGCGCGTGGCCTCCGCGCGCAACTTGTCAACCTCCTCGCGCAAACGCCTGTTTTCCTCAGCAAGTTGCTCCAAATCCCGCTGCCGCTTGTCCAACCCTGGGGCAAGGGAAACTGCCTGCGCCAGTTGCTGTTTACAGGCCATGATGTGGTTCGTGACCATCTGCTCCTTGGGCGAGTTGGGGTACAGCTTGAGGTAACGCTCGTAATGGAAAATGGCAGCAGCCGGGTCCGACTCCTTCTGGTCATAGAGCCAACCTAGCTCAAAGTGGGCTGAGGCCGATTTGGGGTTCACCTCCAACGCCTTCTCGAAGGACTCAATGGCTCCCTTGAAATCCATGGTGTTGACGCGGCTTCGCCCGGCCTGAAAATGCGGCTCTTTCTCTTCATCTTTCGGCGCGGAAGGCAGGCAGCCGCTCAACACCAACACGGCGAGCAGGTATAGCCCGACCTGAGAAAGGCCCACTGGAAAAGTCATGGTGTGAGACTAACAAACCGGGCGGAAACCCGCAATCAAACGAATGGGTTTTCCTTGATCCCCACCACGCCCGGATGCCGGGGCACATACAGAAGCCCGCCACCCAAGTACAACCAGCCAAGTGCCACATGCGCAACTCCGACCACCGTCAGCCCCAAGGCGTCAATTGTCCCACCTCCATACAAGAACACGGCCAGGCACATCACCAACGCTCCCGGCATAAGCGCCGCGCCAGCCAAACGCCACGCCGCCCCCAGGCTCAGGGCCCGATTCGCAAAGAATCCCGCCAGCCACGCTGGCAGACAATACGCCGTCGCCAAACACCCCCAGCTTGCCATCAGTGCCGCCACCACCAGAATACCCACGATGGCCAGAATTGCCGGCGCCCAGGCGCCCCACCACGGTCGGAGTTCTGTCTGGCTAAACGGCACCACCCACGTTGGCGGGTACACACGCCTCAGGAAACCGAACAGAGAGTAGACCTTCAAATCCGTCCGGCCAAACTCCACCTGCACATGGGCCGGCGAACGCGCCTTGCCGCTGTGGTCGAGATCCACGATGAACGCCAGGAACCGCCCCTCAGCCAGACGCACAGGTGAATCACCGGTCCACTCCAACCGGCCGGAACGAAGCTCGCCTTGCGCCGGCAGCTGAAGCACCGCCTCGCCGATGACGGGGAACCAAGACCTTTGCACAAACCAGATCACACTGCCCGCCGCCAGCAGCGCGACGAGGGACTGCACCAGCAACACCCGCCCCATGGTGGCGTCAGCGAATGCCGCCACTCCCCGCAAGGTCAGCGGTTGCCAGGCAAACCTCGGTTCTGGATCCGATGCAGTCAACGATACGCCCCCGCGTGTGCTGATGCCACCCGGCGGAGAAGTGGTCTCATAAGACGACCGGCGCCGCCCCGTCCACATCTCAAGTCGCGGGCGATTGCGAGGCCGCCGGGCCCGGCGGCACAGGCGATTGATTGGGCGGCGGGGCGAGAACCACCGGCACTGGATAGCGCAGTTTCATCACGTCATCCACCAACACTTCCA
Encoded here:
- a CDS encoding LysM peptidoglycan-binding domain-containing protein — its product is MTFPVGLSQVGLYLLAVLVLSGCLPSAPKDEEKEPHFQAGRSRVNTMDFKGAIESFEKALEVNPKSASAHFELGWLYDQKESDPAAAIFHYERYLKLYPNSPKEQMVTNHIMACKQQLAQAVSLAPGLDKRQRDLEQLAEENRRLREEVDKLRAEATRLQILTNRSGAALTVVRATQATGAQPGSPGIASSGGTSAARPAAAVTAPSRTHTVKAGETLSLISRRYGVKVEALMLANPKVNPRRIQVGQRLIIPPP